The proteins below come from a single Asanoa ferruginea genomic window:
- a CDS encoding metallophosphoesterase, giving the protein MTAASETVPEPPRQPRRRWRFVLTIVTMLVLLFGVPWWLLVFSGQDWPTWVEATASGVFLAVLLSFPRLMMQGHGSRHQDWAARISDTTLGVIWVLFTCSILGNLVRLGLFLGGVDDPARSRIMDAAVVGVALVALLWGNHEAMKVSRVRRVDVTLPRLGAGLDGLRVVLLTDTHYGPINRARWSAGVVDVVNGLDADLVCHTGDIADGTAVERAEQAAPLGQVKAKLGRAYVTGNHEYFSEAQGWLDHMRELGWDDLHNRHIVISRDGASLVVAGVDDRTAASSGTPGHHTDHAAALAGADPNLPVLLLAHQPRQIDGAVAHGIDLQISGHTHGGQMWPFHYLVLTDQPVLQGLSRHSERTQLYTSRGTGFWGPPFRIFAPSEITLITLRSGR; this is encoded by the coding sequence GTGACCGCCGCCTCGGAGACCGTGCCCGAACCGCCCCGCCAGCCCCGCAGGCGGTGGCGGTTCGTGCTGACCATCGTCACCATGCTGGTGCTCCTGTTCGGGGTGCCCTGGTGGTTGCTCGTCTTCTCCGGCCAGGACTGGCCGACCTGGGTGGAAGCGACCGCGAGCGGAGTGTTCCTGGCCGTGCTGCTGTCGTTCCCGCGGTTGATGATGCAGGGCCACGGCAGCCGCCACCAGGACTGGGCGGCGCGCATCTCAGACACCACGCTCGGCGTCATCTGGGTCCTGTTCACCTGCTCGATCCTCGGCAACCTGGTGCGGCTCGGGCTCTTCCTCGGTGGCGTCGACGATCCCGCGCGGTCCCGCATCATGGACGCGGCGGTGGTCGGTGTCGCGCTGGTGGCATTGCTGTGGGGCAACCACGAGGCGATGAAGGTCTCCCGGGTACGCCGCGTCGACGTCACCCTGCCCCGCCTGGGCGCCGGGCTCGACGGCCTGCGGGTGGTGCTGCTGACCGACACGCACTACGGCCCGATCAACCGGGCCCGCTGGTCGGCGGGCGTCGTCGACGTGGTCAACGGGCTCGACGCCGACCTGGTCTGCCACACCGGCGACATCGCCGACGGCACGGCTGTCGAGCGGGCCGAGCAGGCGGCGCCGTTGGGCCAGGTCAAGGCCAAACTCGGGCGGGCGTACGTGACCGGCAACCACGAATACTTCTCCGAGGCGCAGGGCTGGCTCGACCACATGCGCGAGCTGGGCTGGGACGACCTGCACAACCGGCACATCGTGATCAGCCGCGACGGCGCGAGCCTGGTCGTGGCCGGCGTGGACGACCGCACCGCGGCATCGTCCGGCACGCCCGGCCACCACACCGACCACGCCGCCGCGCTGGCCGGCGCCGACCCCAACCTGCCGGTGCTGCTGCTGGCACACCAGCCACGGCAGATCGACGGCGCCGTGGCGCACGGCATCGACCTACAGATCTCCGGGCACACCCACGGCGGCCAGATGTGGCCGTTCCACTACCTCGTGCTGACCGACCAGCCGGTGCTTCAGGGATTGAGCCGGCACAGCGAGCGGACCCAGCTCTACACCAGCCGGGGTACGGGTTTCTGGGGCCCGCCGTTCCGCATCTTCGCGCCCAGCGAGATCACTCTGATCACGTTGCGCTCAGGTCGTTGA
- a CDS encoding Rieske (2Fe-2S) protein — translation MLKPRFLRDALHGVQLGHPLHPALAMFTAGSYTSASILDLIRGQEVAATTMVGLGVASSPLTALAGANDWAELDKEQRRVGLVHLASNAVAVGFYAASLASRLNGNHHRGRLLGFAGFGVVNAAAFLGGHLAYAQGAQVNQAATQLHRISDGWHPVADISALPHGMPVSRSIGEVPVLVYRDGDRVSVLLERCGHETGPLGEGRVVDIDGDACVECPWHGSVFRLNDGLVMHGPAGSDQPVLRTRVVNDVVEANLP, via the coding sequence GTGCTCAAACCCCGTTTCCTGCGTGACGCCCTGCACGGCGTCCAACTCGGCCACCCGCTGCACCCCGCGCTGGCGATGTTCACCGCCGGTTCGTACACCAGTGCCAGCATTCTTGATCTGATTCGCGGCCAGGAAGTGGCCGCGACGACCATGGTCGGCCTCGGTGTCGCCAGTTCGCCGCTGACCGCCCTGGCCGGCGCCAACGACTGGGCCGAACTCGACAAGGAGCAGCGCCGGGTCGGCCTGGTGCACCTGGCGTCCAACGCGGTCGCGGTCGGGTTCTACGCCGCTTCGTTGGCCTCCCGGCTCAACGGCAACCACCATCGGGGCCGGTTGCTCGGTTTCGCCGGTTTCGGGGTGGTCAACGCGGCGGCGTTCCTCGGCGGCCATCTCGCCTACGCGCAGGGCGCGCAGGTCAACCAGGCGGCGACGCAACTGCACCGAATCAGCGACGGCTGGCATCCGGTGGCCGACATCAGCGCGCTGCCGCACGGCATGCCGGTCTCCCGCAGCATCGGCGAGGTGCCGGTTCTCGTCTACCGCGACGGCGACCGGGTCTCGGTGCTGCTGGAGCGCTGTGGCCACGAGACCGGCCCGCTCGGCGAGGGCCGCGTGGTCGACATCGACGGCGACGCGTGCGTCGAATGTCCCTGGCACGGCAGCGTGTTCCGGCTCAACGACGGCCTGGTCATGCACGGCCCGGCCGGAAGCGATCAGCCGGTGCTGCGTACCCGGGTTGTCAACGACGTGGTCGAGGCCAACCTGCCGTAA
- a CDS encoding ketopantoate reductase family protein has product MRWVIVGAGAVGGVVGGRLAAAGQDVVLVARGAHLDAIRRDGLRLHSPEGRQTLRVPAVAAVTDHEWRPGDVAVLGVKGMDTPDVLRPLAAVAPPETPVVCLQNGVANERAALRLFPNVYGVTVMLPASHLAPGVVVAHSAPTPGGLDLGRYPTGVDDTAERLAAGLREAGFSSQPRADIMRWKHAKLLLNLGNAIEALCGREADGVDEIDALLREEGNAVLAAAGIDVATPEEDAARRKGLLNIQPVEGTPRGGGSSWQSLARGTGTVEADYLNGEIVLQARLHGLAAPANELARQLVNRAAREGTRPGSLTPDQFLAMLSRF; this is encoded by the coding sequence ATGCGATGGGTGATCGTGGGCGCGGGCGCAGTCGGTGGCGTGGTCGGTGGAAGGCTGGCCGCGGCCGGCCAGGACGTGGTGCTGGTCGCGCGCGGCGCACACCTCGACGCCATTCGCCGCGACGGGCTGCGACTGCACTCACCGGAGGGCAGGCAGACCCTCCGGGTGCCGGCGGTCGCCGCGGTGACCGACCACGAGTGGCGCCCGGGCGACGTCGCCGTGCTCGGCGTCAAGGGCATGGACACCCCCGACGTGCTGCGCCCGCTGGCCGCGGTCGCGCCGCCGGAGACCCCGGTCGTCTGCCTACAGAACGGCGTCGCCAACGAGCGCGCCGCACTGCGGCTGTTCCCCAACGTCTACGGCGTGACCGTGATGCTGCCGGCCAGCCACCTCGCACCCGGCGTGGTGGTCGCGCACAGCGCACCGACGCCGGGCGGCCTCGACCTCGGCCGCTATCCGACCGGCGTCGACGACACCGCCGAGCGGCTGGCGGCGGGCCTGCGTGAGGCCGGCTTCTCCTCCCAGCCGCGCGCCGACATCATGCGCTGGAAGCACGCCAAACTGCTGTTGAACCTCGGCAACGCGATCGAAGCCCTGTGCGGCCGCGAAGCCGACGGCGTCGACGAGATCGACGCGCTGCTCCGCGAGGAGGGCAACGCGGTGCTGGCGGCGGCCGGCATCGACGTGGCCACACCGGAGGAAGACGCCGCGCGCCGCAAGGGCCTGCTCAACATCCAGCCGGTCGAGGGCACCCCACGCGGCGGTGGCTCGAGTTGGCAGAGCCTGGCCCGCGGCACCGGCACCGTCGAGGCCGACTATCTCAACGGCGAGATCGTGTTGCAGGCCCGCCTGCACGGCCTCGCCGCACCGGCCAACGAACTGGCCCGCCAGCTGGTCAACCGCGCCGCCCGTGAAGGCACCCGCCCGGGTTCCCTTACCCCAGACCAGTTCCTGGCGATGTTGTCGCGCTTCTGA
- a CDS encoding dihydrofolate reductase family protein produces MALTQYYTATSIDGFIADEHNSLDWLFEVTERDDRFGPFLAGVGAFAMGATTYEWVLQQEKLLDEPEKWQQWYGDRPSWVFTHRDLPAIPGADITFVSGDVRPVHEAMTAAAGGRNLWLVGGGELVGTFADAGLLDEIILGVAPATLGGGAPVLPRRLTSSRLTLTAAEQAGPFAYLTYRVS; encoded by the coding sequence ATGGCATTGACGCAGTACTACACCGCGACGTCGATCGACGGCTTCATCGCCGACGAGCACAACTCGCTCGACTGGCTCTTCGAGGTCACCGAGCGCGACGACCGCTTCGGCCCGTTCCTGGCCGGCGTCGGCGCGTTCGCGATGGGCGCCACCACCTACGAGTGGGTGCTCCAACAGGAGAAACTGCTCGACGAGCCGGAAAAATGGCAGCAGTGGTATGGCGACCGCCCATCCTGGGTCTTCACCCACCGCGACCTGCCGGCAATCCCGGGCGCCGACATCACGTTCGTCTCGGGCGACGTCCGCCCGGTGCACGAGGCGATGACCGCCGCTGCCGGCGGCCGCAACCTCTGGCTGGTCGGCGGCGGCGAGCTGGTCGGCACATTCGCCGACGCGGGCCTCCTCGACGAGATCATCCTCGGCGTCGCACCGGCCACCCTGGGCGGCGGCGCACCGGTGCTGCCGCGGCGGCTGACCTCATCGCGCCTGACCCTGACGGCGGCAGAGCAGGCGGGGCCGTTCGCCTACCTGACCTACCGCGTGTCATGA
- a CDS encoding DoxX family protein → MSILAEPVWPVVLLAAVQCVDAAMCWRPIGAVQRCLDDVHAPPLVRRLLTPIKLAAAGGLLFGLVVPYLGVLTCAGLVAYFGIAVTMHIRARDLGRNFRNALGLGVASGLVSICYL, encoded by the coding sequence ATGTCCATCCTCGCCGAACCGGTCTGGCCGGTCGTGCTGCTCGCCGCTGTCCAGTGCGTCGACGCGGCCATGTGCTGGCGCCCGATCGGCGCGGTCCAGCGCTGCCTCGACGACGTGCACGCGCCGCCGCTGGTCCGTCGCCTGCTCACGCCCATCAAGCTGGCGGCAGCCGGCGGGCTACTGTTCGGCCTGGTCGTGCCCTATCTCGGGGTGCTGACCTGTGCGGGGCTGGTCGCCTACTTCGGGATCGCGGTCACCATGCACATCCGCGCCCGCGACCTCGGCCGCAACTTCCGCAACGCCCTCGGCCTCGGTGTCGCCTCCGGCCTGGTCAGCATCTGCTATCTGTGA
- a CDS encoding GNAT family N-acetyltransferase, translating into MVVTEIPINLRPVGEDDLEMLRRFVTEPGLIGLDWNGFQDAQGVAKRYADDGFLGEADGRLIVEAAGRTAGFVSYTEGVYAGRGRFWEIGIALLPDSRGRGIGWRAQAMLCDYLFAHSPAQRIQAGTHAENLAEQRSLVKAGFQLEGIIRSCEFRDGAWRDGHLYSRLRSDPSPL; encoded by the coding sequence ATGGTGGTGACCGAGATCCCAATCAACCTGCGCCCGGTCGGCGAAGACGACCTCGAGATGCTCCGCCGCTTCGTCACGGAGCCGGGTCTGATCGGGCTCGACTGGAACGGTTTCCAGGATGCCCAGGGGGTCGCCAAGCGCTATGCCGACGACGGTTTCCTCGGTGAGGCCGACGGGCGACTGATCGTCGAGGCGGCCGGGCGCACGGCGGGGTTCGTGAGCTACACCGAGGGGGTGTACGCGGGCCGCGGCCGCTTCTGGGAGATCGGCATCGCGCTGTTGCCCGACTCGCGGGGCCGCGGCATCGGCTGGCGCGCGCAGGCCATGCTCTGTGACTATCTGTTCGCGCACTCTCCGGCGCAGCGGATCCAGGCCGGGACACACGCCGAGAACCTGGCCGAGCAGCGCTCGCTGGTCAAGGCCGGTTTCCAGCTCGAGGGCATCATCCGTTCATGCGAGTTCCGCGACGGAGCCTGGCGCGACGGCCACCTCTACAGCCGGTTGCGCTCCGACCCGTCGCCGCTCTGA
- a CDS encoding DUF1932 domain-containing protein, with protein MAQSAIATAVAVLGLGEAGGRFAVDLVRAGATVSGFDPRVDAPPGVRPATDGADACRGADLVLSVNSAADAHDALAQGLPGCRPGTIWAELNTAAPRLKETVAAAAADAGVAVVDVAIMAPVPGLGLAVPMTASGREAAAFATLMQPFGAHVDVIDGPFGAAATRKLLRSVFYKGLAAAVVEARAAAEAAGLTDWLDDNIRKELTRADAATLDRLTQGSVTHARRRADEMAAAAALLDDLGVPARIARASRDWLNDLSAT; from the coding sequence ATGGCACAGAGCGCTATCGCGACCGCCGTCGCGGTACTCGGGCTCGGTGAGGCCGGCGGCCGGTTCGCGGTCGACCTGGTCCGCGCCGGCGCGACCGTCAGCGGCTTCGATCCACGCGTCGACGCGCCACCGGGCGTCCGCCCGGCCACCGACGGGGCCGACGCCTGCCGCGGCGCCGACCTGGTGCTCAGCGTCAACAGCGCCGCCGACGCCCACGACGCCCTCGCGCAGGGACTGCCGGGCTGCCGCCCAGGCACGATCTGGGCCGAGCTCAACACCGCCGCCCCGCGGCTCAAGGAGACGGTGGCCGCCGCCGCAGCCGATGCCGGCGTCGCGGTCGTCGACGTGGCCATCATGGCGCCCGTGCCCGGCCTCGGCCTCGCCGTCCCGATGACCGCGAGCGGCCGCGAAGCCGCCGCGTTCGCGACACTGATGCAACCCTTCGGCGCACACGTCGACGTCATCGACGGCCCGTTCGGTGCGGCGGCCACCCGGAAACTGCTGCGCAGCGTCTTCTACAAAGGACTGGCCGCCGCCGTCGTCGAGGCCCGGGCCGCCGCCGAAGCCGCCGGCCTCACGGACTGGCTCGACGACAACATCCGCAAAGAACTGACCCGCGCCGACGCCGCCACGCTCGACCGGCTCACCCAGGGCTCGGTGACGCACGCCCGGCGCCGGGCCGACGAGATGGCCGCCGCGGCCGCGCTGCTCGACGATCTGGGCGTGCCGGCCCGGATCGCCCGCGCCAGCCGCGACTGGCTCAACGACCTGAGCGCAACGTGA
- a CDS encoding GmrSD restriction endonuclease domain-containing protein, which translates to MPRNRSPKPLVDACGYSISDLFKLGTFHLDYFQRDYVWEEPQVKKLINDLADKFLDQWEPTHTARDVGYYDPYFLGPIIVYYIDKDCYLADGQQRVVTLLLSLIYLRRLVDEPDGPTELGSRLASLIYTEMFGRKTFAVAVDRYADCFDALLHGREYNADGEPPYVQRVLEAYQHIEKHYPERLRDESLVLFVEWLLHRVSLVALSAVDQDRAIEMFQSMNDRGVHLSPMDHLKRYLLGDSEDPQRSDAQWQSMVSDLEAVERGAAFRYVREVFRARYFDPANEGGPSLENATHEWVLAHENDIWPNYKNGDRSSFVTDLLLPLKNTYVRLLRGQARVIRGLEAVRYNAWNGITGQFALTLAAARPEDSKPAGERKARLIAEFIDLFVVTRAVRNDPCDQKAVDGLVDDLLPAVRLCHTEAELREVLAAEATGWTDHLENIVDLRFHNNGPFIHYLLARLTAWLEVGAEREDPTDRMLRRPVGDRGFEIEHLLTSTESKYAHVQPDALRYGLLRSRLGALVLLDGPENSSYGGARLAVKVPLYRNDTLLAATLNAGFLEEKGRVRLRRFVKQQGLTGAFPPYEDDQKLVDLVEARAKLYRLMAERIWDPARLGLTLQGAREQRSKPGGSKRTRRNHGVHLADLVGAGLVRAGDRLEGQRKGRTHLAEVLDGARIRTASGAVFPTLSAAAMDALDLSAANGWTFWQLTRTGQRMDAVRARFLGS; encoded by the coding sequence ATGCCGCGAAACCGTTCTCCCAAGCCCCTCGTCGACGCCTGCGGCTATTCGATCAGTGACCTGTTCAAGCTCGGCACGTTCCACCTCGACTATTTCCAGCGCGACTACGTCTGGGAGGAACCGCAGGTCAAGAAACTGATCAACGACCTGGCCGACAAGTTCCTCGACCAGTGGGAGCCCACGCACACCGCCCGCGACGTGGGTTATTACGACCCCTATTTCCTCGGGCCGATCATCGTCTATTACATCGACAAAGACTGTTATCTCGCCGACGGCCAGCAGCGGGTCGTCACGCTGCTGTTGTCGCTGATCTACCTGCGGAGGCTGGTCGACGAGCCGGACGGGCCGACTGAGCTGGGCAGCCGGCTGGCCAGCCTGATCTACACCGAGATGTTCGGCCGCAAGACGTTCGCCGTGGCCGTCGACCGATACGCCGACTGCTTCGACGCTCTCCTGCACGGTCGCGAATACAACGCCGACGGTGAACCGCCCTACGTGCAGCGGGTCCTGGAGGCCTACCAGCACATCGAGAAGCATTATCCGGAACGGCTCCGCGACGAGAGCCTGGTGCTGTTCGTCGAGTGGTTGCTGCACCGGGTCTCGCTGGTCGCACTCTCGGCCGTCGACCAGGATCGCGCGATCGAGATGTTCCAGTCGATGAACGACCGCGGCGTGCATCTGTCGCCGATGGACCACCTCAAGCGCTATCTGCTCGGCGACTCCGAGGATCCGCAACGATCTGACGCCCAGTGGCAATCGATGGTCTCGGACCTGGAGGCCGTCGAGCGCGGCGCCGCCTTCCGCTATGTGCGGGAAGTCTTCCGGGCACGGTATTTCGACCCGGCGAACGAGGGCGGCCCAAGTCTGGAGAACGCCACGCACGAGTGGGTGCTGGCGCACGAGAACGACATCTGGCCCAACTACAAGAACGGTGACCGGTCAAGCTTCGTCACCGACCTGCTGTTGCCGCTGAAGAACACCTACGTCAGGCTGCTGCGCGGTCAGGCCAGGGTCATCCGCGGGCTGGAAGCCGTGCGCTACAACGCGTGGAACGGCATCACGGGCCAGTTCGCCCTGACCCTCGCCGCGGCACGGCCCGAAGACAGCAAGCCCGCCGGCGAGCGCAAGGCCCGCCTGATCGCCGAGTTCATCGACCTGTTCGTCGTGACCCGCGCGGTCCGCAACGACCCGTGCGACCAGAAGGCCGTCGACGGACTGGTCGACGACCTGCTGCCCGCCGTGCGGCTGTGTCACACCGAAGCCGAACTCCGCGAGGTGCTGGCTGCGGAGGCCACCGGCTGGACGGACCATCTGGAAAACATCGTCGATCTGCGGTTTCACAACAACGGACCGTTCATCCACTATCTGCTGGCCCGGCTCACCGCATGGCTGGAGGTCGGCGCGGAACGCGAAGACCCCACCGACCGCATGCTCCGCCGACCGGTGGGCGACCGCGGGTTCGAAATCGAGCACCTCCTGACGAGCACCGAGTCGAAATATGCCCACGTGCAGCCCGACGCCCTGCGATATGGCCTGCTGCGCAGCCGGCTCGGGGCGCTGGTGCTGCTCGACGGGCCTGAGAACAGCAGCTATGGCGGAGCGCGGCTGGCGGTCAAGGTGCCGCTCTATCGCAACGACACGCTGCTCGCAGCCACCCTCAATGCCGGTTTCCTCGAGGAAAAGGGCAGAGTGCGGTTGCGGCGGTTCGTCAAGCAACAGGGCCTGACCGGTGCCTTCCCGCCGTATGAGGACGACCAGAAACTGGTGGACCTGGTCGAGGCGCGCGCCAAGCTCTATCGCCTGATGGCCGAGCGCATCTGGGACCCGGCGCGACTGGGCCTGACCCTCCAGGGCGCCCGTGAACAGCGGAGCAAGCCCGGCGGATCGAAGCGCACGCGTCGCAACCACGGCGTGCACCTGGCGGACCTCGTCGGCGCCGGCCTGGTGCGCGCCGGCGATCGGCTCGAGGGCCAGCGCAAGGGCCGCACTCACCTGGCCGAAGTGCTCGACGGCGCGCGGATCCGCACTGCCTCGGGTGCCGTGTTTCCCACCCTCTCGGCAGCGGCGATGGACGCGCTGGACCTGTCGGCGGCGAACGGCTGGACGTTTTGGCAGCTGACCCGCACCGGCCAGCGCATGGACGCCGTGCGCGCGCGTTTCCTCGGGTCATGA
- a CDS encoding ABC transporter ATP-binding protein, with protein MTALFRRHRWWVVALVAAACLLGAANVVSPFLLRAIIDRGLPEKNAALISYLAAGMIVASLVGAGLGVLTTWLANLIGQRVMHELRVQVFTHLQRMSLLYYVRTRPGELQSRIANDVGGVENVVSNTAATAVQNATSAAAVAVAALVMSWKLALICLLVVPLFLVAAIRLGGQRRRIARRRQGQLANLTSIVEEGLSVAGMMLATTMGRRAALAERFTAESKAVADSEMRAAMSGKWLLSTRRASLTMVPAVVYWVAGLAFAHGAVIISIGTAVAFSSMLNRLVGPASALQGLGLQVSTSMALFGRIFEVLDEPVDITEKPDARALPAVVGEVRFESVGFRYADDQPWTLDGIDLHVPAGTTTALVGETGSGKTTLGYLVARLVDPGRGAIRIDGVDVRDLRLDAVAGAVGLVSQDTYLFHDTVRANLLFAAPDASQEQVEAACRAARIHDLVESLPEGYDTVVGARGHRFSGGERQRLAIARMLLRDPPVLVLDEATSALDNETERAVQAALDELSKGRTTIAIAHRLSTVRHADQIVVLDHGRIVERGRHDELIRLGGRYARLAAATEPGVWAAGAGETPVDEAVADQTRTGVRSRPDQ; from the coding sequence GTGACCGCGCTGTTCCGGCGCCACCGCTGGTGGGTCGTCGCCCTGGTCGCCGCCGCCTGCCTGCTGGGCGCGGCCAATGTCGTCTCGCCGTTCCTGCTCCGCGCGATCATCGACCGCGGGCTGCCGGAGAAGAACGCCGCGCTGATCTCCTACCTCGCGGCCGGCATGATCGTCGCGTCGCTGGTCGGCGCCGGGCTCGGCGTGCTGACCACCTGGCTGGCCAACCTCATCGGCCAGCGGGTGATGCACGAGCTGCGGGTCCAGGTCTTCACCCATCTGCAACGGATGTCGCTGCTCTACTACGTGCGGACGCGGCCCGGCGAGCTCCAGTCGCGGATCGCCAACGACGTCGGCGGCGTGGAGAACGTGGTCTCCAACACCGCGGCCACCGCCGTGCAAAACGCGACCAGCGCCGCCGCGGTCGCCGTCGCCGCGCTGGTGATGAGCTGGAAGCTGGCGCTGATCTGCCTGCTGGTCGTGCCGCTGTTCCTGGTCGCGGCGATCCGGCTCGGTGGGCAGCGGCGCCGGATCGCCCGCCGCAGGCAGGGCCAGCTCGCCAACCTGACTTCGATCGTCGAAGAAGGACTGTCGGTGGCCGGCATGATGCTCGCCACGACGATGGGCCGGCGGGCGGCGCTGGCCGAGCGGTTCACCGCCGAGTCGAAAGCCGTGGCCGACAGCGAGATGCGCGCGGCGATGAGCGGCAAATGGCTGCTGTCCACCCGGCGCGCGAGTCTGACGATGGTGCCGGCCGTCGTCTACTGGGTGGCCGGCCTCGCGTTCGCACACGGCGCCGTGATCATCTCGATCGGCACCGCGGTCGCGTTCAGCAGCATGCTCAACCGGCTGGTCGGCCCGGCCAGCGCGTTGCAGGGGCTGGGTTTGCAGGTGTCCACGTCGATGGCGCTGTTCGGCCGGATCTTCGAGGTGCTCGACGAACCCGTCGACATCACCGAGAAGCCCGACGCCCGCGCGCTGCCGGCGGTGGTGGGCGAGGTGCGGTTCGAGAGTGTCGGCTTTCGCTACGCCGACGACCAGCCGTGGACGCTCGACGGCATCGACCTGCACGTGCCGGCCGGCACGACGACCGCGCTGGTCGGCGAGACCGGTTCCGGCAAGACGACGCTGGGCTACCTGGTCGCCCGGCTGGTCGACCCGGGCCGGGGCGCGATCCGGATCGACGGCGTCGACGTGCGCGACCTGCGGCTCGACGCGGTCGCCGGCGCGGTCGGCCTGGTCTCCCAGGACACCTATCTGTTCCACGACACGGTGCGGGCCAACCTGCTGTTCGCCGCGCCGGACGCGAGCCAGGAGCAGGTCGAGGCGGCCTGCCGGGCGGCCCGGATCCACGACCTGGTCGAGTCGCTGCCGGAGGGTTACGACACTGTGGTCGGTGCCCGCGGCCACCGGTTCTCCGGCGGCGAGCGGCAACGCCTCGCGATCGCCCGGATGCTGCTGCGCGACCCGCCGGTGCTGGTGCTCGACGAGGCGACCAGCGCGCTCGACAACGAGACCGAGCGGGCGGTGCAGGCGGCTCTCGACGAACTGTCCAAGGGCCGCACCACGATCGCGATCGCACACCGGCTGTCCACCGTGCGGCACGCCGACCAGATCGTGGTGCTCGACCACGGCCGGATCGTCGAGCGCGGCCGGCACGACGAGTTGATCAGGCTGGGCGGCCGCTACGCCCGGCTGGCGGCCGCGACCGAACCGGGCGTTTGGGCCGCCGGGGCCGGGGAAACCCCCGTTGATGAGGCAGTTGCTGACCAGACTCGAACAGGCGTCCGGTCTCGACCGGATCAGTGA